TTAAAACTTACACCGCTTCCCTTCACTTCATAATAATGGACCGCTTTACGTTTTCCTAGCACAATAAACCTTAGTATGATACAACGTTGTAGTTTCTACTTGCGATGCGAGAAGAATGTAATGTTGACGCCCGCAACAGTGCATCCGCGAGCGCTGTGTGAAACATGAATAAACAAACACGACCTGAAACAACGGCGCAGGCAGAGCCCACACTGCGGATTTGACTCACCGCTGCACGTCTGACCTCTGCTAAGAACAAACTGAGATAAATAAGCTGGCTGTCTGGAAAGCCATAAATTCTTAAGCCTGAACTAAAACGATGACACTGTTGGCGCGGAAACGGCATCAATAAATTACAGGCACATTTGTTTCGAAAAGGCCAGAGAAAGCTATTCTGATGTTCAAACAATTAGCAACGGAGCGCTTTGTTTGTGACACGACACCAGCTCTGAACGGCGAATGCTGGCAAAGGGAGCCACGTGCACGGGCCTGGAGAAGCATCCTGTTCGTCTGGATGCTAAAGCAGAACACAGGCGCGTTTCTCGTTGTGGGAACCCTTCTGTGTACCGACTCCGCTTTACAAGATCTACCCCTAAGAACGCGGATAGAGTCCAGCCCTCATAATGTCAGTGATTCAGAACAAATGCATGAATTTGTGCTAAAGAGCTTGGAGTCATCTTTGCATCCTGcagtatttacatatttaaacatACACATTTTTGTACACAAGGGAGAGCGATGAAcagggggtaaaaaaaataaataaagcgaTCCCTCTTCTTTGGAAAAACAACAGCGATTTTAATTGCTTTGAAATTCCAGCTGCATGCATTGTGTGGCTAATTAAGCTGTACAATCAAGTCGCATTAACGAAAGTGCTCCTCTACTCATAGGAATCCCTGTGGAGCACTTTCATACAGGAATGCAGttacattttctctctctctctctctccccagcAGCCTGTGTGAGTGGGTAAAACAATGTTCTCTGCACAGATCAGCTTCCAGGGGGATAAAAAAGACAACACCTGATCAGACCCATTTCATGCCTGCAACCTGACGTGCTCCAGTCCTGGTCGTGTTAAGAGAGACGCACGCACGCAGTGTGTCTTTACTTTAAATCCAACAAGTGGCCCGCAAACTCACCTTGACAATGAACTGCGCAGACGTTCTTTCATCTGGCTGGTAGGTGATGCAGTAGAGGAAGAACCCAACGATAGAAACTAAACAAAGCTGCAACGACAAGGAAACtatttgaaatgatttaatcagatttaaaaaaaaaacacagagaaaacagcACTAAAAAAAAGGGTGTGTTTAACAATTTCAGCTAATTGAAAGTCTTTAACACACTCATTACTTGCTGTTGTTTATTGCATTATAGGCGCAACATAAGGAAAAACAAGAATCGTCTAATTTGCCTCTTAATATTTTATGATTCAGCAGTAACCAGCTCTCTGATTTCATTACTTAGCTTTTCTCCACTCCTCTctctgagacacacacacacacacgcacacacacacacacgcacacacacacagacccacaCGCTCCTCGGCGCAATTGGAGTCTTGTGACCAACGTGCAGCATcttatttgaatgtttttttccaggttcTTAAGCACCCAGGATTCTCTGGAAATTTCTTGATGACCTCGATGTTTTTCACTCGGCTGAATCTCGTGAGGATCTAACTCGGGATGTTGGTGTCGAGGGATGTTTTCCAGAGCCGATGGCATCGGCGATTGGCCGAAATTACAGCGCCGAGCgggaaaaacatgtttgtgtgaCCCGAGGCCTTATGTAAACCGTGACCTATAacgctttgattttttttctttttctttaacattttgtcatgtcacaGCCACAGACTTCCGTGTGTTTTCATCACATCTTGTGTTTTCAAAACAAAGCATCTCATAACATAGAAAATGCTAATGCAGACCACGCCTAAAAGTAAAGGTGAGAtggaaaaggagaaaaggagGAACTTTGATGATATTTGATTGGAGTTGACGTCTCTTTCAAAGACAAGTCTGAAGTATGCGGGAATATCTGCTGACTGAAAGTTTATTTCTGATTTCtgcacggggggggggggggggggggggagtggggtctgtgaacaaacattttcctctcacagattctcaactggatttaaAGCTGGACATTAGACCTTGACTGggccactgtagctctggctgtatgctcggtgctggaaggtgaatctctccagtcttttgcagccttctTCCAGGAATGTTCTGCGCTGAGATCCATCAGTCTCCCCATCAACTCCGAGAAGCTTCCCTGTCCCGGCTACAGAAAGCACCGTCACGTGCCTTGGTGGTGCTTTCGTGCATGATACCACCACCACGTGTCACTGCGGAAATGGTTTGTTCAGGGAGAGGTCCGGTTTGGTTTACCTCAATCTCCTTCTCTTGCCTCTCTTCTGTGAAGGCCACATTTGTGACGTGCAGAACTAATGGTTGTCCTGataacagattctcccacctgagatgtggatatctgcagctccttcagagttacAACTGGCCTCCTGGgctcttctctgattaatgctcctCTTACTCAACCTATcagtttacactgcaaaaatagactaaaaataagaattttttccctgaaattaaagtatttttccttgatttgagcagataaataggactatttgccaatggaataagatctttgcacttaaaataggaacaatgcatctccatcacctttatttcaagtgcagtatatctaattatcttattttaggggtaaaaacactcataccattggcaaataatcttatttacctgctcaaatcaagggcaaatacattcatttcaagaaaattttacttatttttagttctctttttgcagtgtataggtGGACAGATGTGTCTTTTTAATGAACTTATGATGGAcagaacagagctctgtgagaagTTCAAAGGTTGAGCGGTTGTTTTATGACCTAACCCAGATTCACGCTTCTCCACGTTATCCCTGATGGGGTTTGTTAAACCGATACATGGAACAATTTTTCAGATTCCTAATTTTGACGTATAAACGATTTTTTGAAAACAcctttgtgtttttgaaaacaCCTTTTGAAAACACCAGTGCTGTCGATAGTAATGCTCTTACAGTAACTGTTAAcgaaatgtatttaaatccaaaaaaaaaaaaaacattctcaaaGTGTTTTGCATGGGATAAAAGGAAATGCATGATATGTATTCATGTTTGAATTTGTGACAACCTCCAACATGAATAAATATCACGCGTATGTATTCGCCGTGAAGGGATGGAGATGTACGCACACCAAATAACCGCAGGCTTCCTGGGGCTGCTAATGGGTTCACGAGGTGAGGGGGCAGACGGCATGCTGGGATTGGGCGTTTTGCTTCGCCCGCCAAGACTCTTAAAGCTTCTTGAACGTCCAACGCAAACAGCGGAACATGCAGAATCATGCAACTGAGAGGGATCACAGGCTCATGTGTATTCATCCAGGCGGAGGTTTATCTGAATgcgtgaatatatatatatatatatgatcaaCCTGCCGAAGGCGTTGGCAGACGCCGTTGCCGTCCGCCGTGGGTCATGCAGCAAAATAAGTTATGGGAGAGTCACGTTCCATGCAAAGAAGCAGCTTATGGAAGAGCTTACAATGATCCCAGCCCAGTGTGGAGTCTCCCGGGCCGTGAGTGAGGAGCTGATGGCCAACATGAGGAAGGCCACGGCTGTGACAGCCACCCCTAGCAGTAGCTGCAGCAGGGCGACGAGCAGAGGGAAACGGCAGACTCTGCACTTATTCCCATCCTCTGGTGCCGGGCTGTCATCTCTGTTCTTCTGCCTCTGCTTCTTGTCTGAAGAACCTTTCCGGCCCTGTCCCATTTTTTCCTCCTGCCTTCGCAACTCTTTCTCTGTTTGTCtcccagactttttttttctttgcacagtGTTTGGGGCGGATGTGCCTCTCCTTTGCCTCCCCCTCCCCGCCCCTCCCTcactgcctgcctgcctgtgcCGAGCCCAGCTAGGCTGCTATTTGAAAACAGAGACGGCTCTGAACTAATATGGAAAACATTTGGACTGGATTCCTACAGCAGCTCCAATGCCACATATAGAGCAAGCAACACGCTGAGGAgaaaaggaagaggaggaaaaaggggGGAGGCGGTGTGAGACACAAAGGGGGGGTTCCAACACACGACAGGGAAAGGGGGTTTCTCAGGGTAACACGGGGAAGGTACGGAGGGAAATCAGCAGGTATGAGTTAATAAGAAGCcaacagagagggagagagaggaggtcACACTTGGTCAGGGAGCAGGAGTGACTGTATCACTCTTTGTGTCAGCCCTGTTACACAAGAGCCATATGCTGCCAGCCACAAAACAGTCACATGACTAACGAGAAGCAGTAATGTGATCGGCAGGCATGTGAGGGCATTACAAGGGCTCAGAAATGAGCACCTAGGCGGGCAAAAAGCGGCGGCAAGTGTCACCGATGAAAGAGCTCCACGGGTCCAGCATTTGAATTACTGCCATTTCCTgtgaaatgttcctatttttttttttttgaatggtgtgaaaaaaaaacagtgtctgCAAGATTATTAAAGAAGCACAAAAGCAACGCACGTGTTTGTGCACACAGCTGGGTTGCTGCCATGGTTACTGACAACGCAGCTCAGGAGGACAGCCGTGCCGCCGCACACGGTCACAGGCGGCACACACGCCACCCTCCGTACGCAGATCCCCGCACAGGCACAGagcaggcataacattatgaccactgacagGTGAAGTGCACAAACTTGATATTTTTTCGTCATCACGTCACCTGTTAGCGGGCGGGACACGTTAGAATAGGAAAGTGTACGGATTTGAGCCAGTTTGACGAGGGATCTTCTCTTGTGGGGAGTTCCCAAGTCTGCTGTGTCTATCAAAAGGGGTCCAAGTAGGGAACACTGGCAAACTGGCCTGCAGAGTGATGGGCGGTCTTGGTGCATATGGGAAGGGATGTCTAGCCTTTGCAGTCCAATCCAACAGACGAACCCCTGTACCAGCAGGCGCTAACTGAATAAGTTAATGCCGGTTCTCATTGAAATATATCATAATACACAGCAAACCAAAGCTTAAATAACAGAGTTGTACCTTATAGATTAAAGGGAGATATTCAAAAGTGTCTCACCATgaaccaaaatatatatatatatatatatatataatcataaaaaataaatgaatgttgcAACTTATTGAAACTTGTCTTCTCTCTTAAATTtgcagccagaaaaaaaaaaaaaacattatgtgtaTGCAGACACATCTCAATAACTTAGAATAGCATTGGGACAATAATTTAGTTCAATAACGGAACTCGGAACGGACATATTTCAAACTTttacttcagatttttttgacTACGACTTACTGCGAATGAAAAGACAAAATTCGCTTTCTCAGAAATTTGAACATTACATAAGACAGATTGGCATGACCAGTCTAACTCCACATAGCTACACAGAACAAAACAGCACCAAAAGATTATAGCTTCacagaaaacccaaaataaCCTTTAACCATCCTGGCAGTGCAGCCGGCTGATCACGTCCACGCCGCGCCGCACCGATGCAGTCATTCATGTAAAGAGGAGCCTTGACTGAGTATTGAGTACAACTGCTAGACACAGTATTTTAATCGGTTAGCATTTCTTCTGAGAAACAAAATTTGAGGTTTTAATTAGTTGGAGGCTCCAGGCGTCAAAATTACACACTTTAAAATACCATGTTTAATAAATCTCTGTGATACGTTTGTAACTTTTCCCATTGGATTACTGAAATTAGTTAAATTttcaacaataatttattaagatGCACCGATAAAAACATTCAGCTAGTCCAGGTCATTGGAAATGCCCAGAAGACAATCGAAGGGATCAGTTCCACATTGTAGACACAGACCATCTGCCCTGGCTGGTATAATGTCCCGAGTGATTCTGTTTCTGGACATTGTTGTCCTCAAGCAACTTTGTTGCTTTTCTCAAATATTaaggtgtttgtttttgtctgcaaTTGCAGACTTTAACCTGTCCTCATATGTGGCTTTTAGAGTAGTGGCTTCTTCTATGCTGAGTGGCATTTTAAGCCTATGTTGGTGCGGGAACTGTTTTACTATAATCTTGACACTATATTAGCAACTTCAGCCAGCATCTTTACAAAGTCTGGTTTTGTTGTGGGGTTTTTGTACCAAAAGATGTTCATGTCTTGGACACGGAAGCTGTCTCCTGCCCGAAGAGTATGGAAGCAGGACATTTGCACGCTGTACTTGTAATTGTTTAAACAGATACTTGGGGCATCTCCAAGAGTCTGAAAATTGTCACCAAGGATGAACCAGATTTCTTGAGGACCGTGGTTGTCTTCCTGATGAATAGCCAAATTTAATTGGATTTTTCCTGAATCTTTTCCTGAAAGAATAAGCATtgtgtttgaggtgttgcctCAAAATACATCCACAGCTGTGCCTCCATTTAACTCAGAAATTCAAAAGCTTACAAAGCCATGACATTACCAGCTGGGCTTTCCAACTGTTTAAAGGGAAAGTAATCTTAATTGTTGTAAACTTCTGAATGCGaacaaagttaaaaacagaTCTCATTATTCTGACATtaggaaaatagaaataaatgtgaTCATTCTAACTACCCTAAAACAGAAATTGCCTGATGTATTTCAGCCAGtgagaatttttatttattttatacagtGTAAATATATGGTTAAATTGTAGGCCAATATTTGAATAAGAAATTGACATGTGAATTACAAATACATGTATCAATGTAACTAAATCAAGATTTAGGTTAATAGACTTTGCCAAACGCATCTAAGTTTAGTTTAGAAAATGTAGAATTTTCTAGGCATCATTTGGGCTATAAAACGGGTTTTCAAATCAAAACGTCCAAATTATCAATTCATAAATCAATACAGTGAACCATGAAGTAAACGGTACGCTGTAAAGTTGTAGGAGACTATAGTGCTGAGTGCAAGAAAATGAAGGGGGGTAGGGGGATCATTTGATCCGCGTCCAGAAGCTCCAGCTCTCACCTGCATTCATGCATTTTGCGCATGAATCACTTTTCAGCAGCGACCCAGGTCGTAACGGCGGTTCGCTGCAGGAAGAGCGACACGGTTAGCTgccagccacacacacacacacacacacacacacacacacacacacacacacacacacacacacacacacacacacacacacacacacacacacacacacacacacacacacacaaggcgTAGTAATTACTGGACTTTGCGCTGGTGCAGCCTACACGTGAGACGGAAGCTGTTCCCAGCCAGCGGCGCGCGTGCGCTCTGACAGCAGAGccgagctctttttttttttttttttttttttgcaaagtggCAGCTCCGGCTTCTCTCTCCAGACATCAGTCTGAACCGCAGCTCCACCGGAGGACACGCTCTGCGCACCGTCTCCCGCAGCCGCCCGAGTTTGAGCCGCAgagcaacaaaacatttttctccCCGATCCAAAAATAGAAGAGAAGAAGCTCATAGCCAGTTCAGCGGCTGCAGAGAAGTGATGGATGAAAGAATACCGCACTTACAGGACAGGCAGTTCATGGAGCACGCAGATTTCTTGGGGTAAGAATCGCTTTTGGCAAACTGTTTCAAACTAACCCTAAATCGGCACAACCCGTTTAATCGCCGCACTTTTCTTCATACTTTAGGATGGATTTCCCTCCGCTCTACATGTGCAAATCTAAACGAGGCATAAAGCGTGAGGACGGTGGGAAGGTGCGAGCTGTCTTATTATACCAATCATGATTTCGAAGTTATATTTAACCCCTGTCTGCTAATTGAACTCATTTGAGCCTATGGAAGGCTGTGGCATTTTAACCCCATGGCTATATGTCTGTGAGCAGGACGCATACAAGTTACCGCACCGGCTCAtagagaagaagaggagagacCGAATTAACGAATGTATTGGCCAGCTGAAGGACCTGCTGCCCGAACATCTGAAGCTGTCGGTGAGAGCAGGAgcctccattaaaaaaaaagttttgacgCGCTCTGGAAATTGCGGACgccactaaaatgttttattcccaaCAGACGCTCGGGCATTTGGAGAAGGCGGTCGTGTTGGAGTTGACGCTGAAGCATCTGAACGCGCTGACTGCCGTCACCGAGCAGCAGCACCAGAAGATCATCGCCTTGCAGAATGGTAAGAAACGCATGCCACGCTTCGAAACTTTCCAAACATGTGCGCAACCGGCTCCTTTACATACCTTGCCGAGCATAAAAAACCCAGAGCGAAActtgaaaaacttttttttatgtggcgCATCCTAAACGAGCTCCTTTCAACGTTCTTTCCCCCGCAGGAGACCGATCAATGAAACCCCCCATCCACGCTGATCTGGATGCGTTTCACTCAGGGTTCCAGACCTGCGCCAAAGAGGTCCTGCAGTACCTGAGCCAAGCCGAGAACTGGAGCGCCAGAGAACAGAGATGCGCACAGCTGATCAACCACCTACACAAGGTGCTGGCGCAGTTTCAGCCTGATCCGCCGCCGCTCCAGCATCAGCTGCCCGCCGGAGACGCGCAGGACGCGCAGAAGTCCGACGGTCAAGCCAACTGCGTCCCGGTCATTCAGAGGACCCAGGGCGGGGAGCTTAACGAGAACGACACAGACACGGACAGTGGATATGGTGGGGAGGCGGAAAAGAGCGACGGCAAGGACAAAGAGTGCGAACGCAACAAAGCGGTGAAGATCAAACAAGAGTTTGGCGACGACAGGGTGGCCAAAAAATCTAAGATGTGCTGGTCTGGGAACGGGGACCCGTCCAGACCAGATGTGGCGTTCGTGAACTCTCTGATGGGAATAAGCGGTGTGGGACAGCAGACACCGATTTGCATGCCTTTCTACTTCATCAACCCGTCAGCCGCGGCGTCCTATATGCCTTTTTTCGACAAAAGCAACATTGAAAAGTACATGTACCCCGCAGCTGCCGCCATTGCGTCCCCGTTCCCCTGGCTGTACCCTGCACACGCGTcagccgcggcggccgcggcggcaGCAGCTGCCGCTGCGTTCCCCGGCCTGTCTGCGCACTTTGGAGCCGCGACTCAGCCCAAAGACTCCCAGCTTCAAGACGACAGCGGATCACGCGAGGCCGAGGCGAGCTCACCTGAGGAGCGCGAGGAAACTCCCGTGAGTGACGACGGAGAGGGTGACGTGGACGACGCGTCCCCAGACAGCAGGAATAGCCCACAGGAGCAGTTTTCCGCCTGTCAGACGAGCTAATAAGTCTGCGTACCTCTCTGAGTTtctgtatttacattttgtattattaaGGCGAGTTTTAAAATGGGGAGTTTCTCATGTATATCTTTGGGCAGCAGGGGACGGTAATATGGAAGCCCATATCTGCCATGAAAGTATAAAATGAAACATGGTATACCATGGATATGAGTTCAATGGTCATAGTAATGAGATACAAAATCATAATTCGGCTGCTTGTTGCCGCAGTttgtagcactgttgccttgcagcgaCATGGTCTGGGTTTGAACCCTGGTCTGGAGTCTGCAGGGAGTatgcatgttctccatgtggATGCTTGCATTCTCTCTGGGTaccccagcttcctcccactgtccaaaaacatgattgttaggGTAACTGATTACTCTAAATTCCTctcaggtgtgagtgtgtggatGCATGGCAATTTGTCAAGTGTGTCCCTTTGTTGGCCTGTAATGGACTGGCGACATGTCCGGGACGTACCCTGCCTCCCATGTAATGACCGCTGGAGCTAGGCACCAGGCCCCCACCCCACCCTCATGACCCTGGAAGAACAAAAGGGTACATACGATGGGAATATGGAAACTAATAATGTGGACtgtaaaaaatatgatttagaGATTTAAAGTCACATACATCACATTATAATTGTAATTATATGTGATGTAAAGATACATAGTTTATTATTACATTCAAAGTTTTGACTTTTAGTCCACTTTCAGGCAAAATTGCGAAACTTTCTGTGTTAGaatttttgctttgtttattcAGTTTGCCTTTTGAATTTGGAAATCATAGTTATGAGACACAACGTCATAATTTGGACTTTCAATATTATAGATATGAAAGAAATATATACTTTTGTCTTTCAAATATGGAATTATGAGATGCCAAGTTAAATCTTTCACCTGAGAAGTACTTATTATGAAATAAATTCATAGTTTTGAGTTTCAAAGTCATAGTTAAGACCttcaaatgtataattttatcGAAAACTCTGAATTCTGAAATTCACAAAGTCTGAATTTTCACTTAGGTGTGCAAATTATAGCTGTGAAATGTACTCAGCGTTTTGACTTtgagatataaaataatttatttcagagtGATGCGTTTCTTATCTCAAAATCATAACTATTGATTGAGATTTTACATCATAATTTTAAATCCAGACTTCTATATTTGGTTCTAGGACTTTTTGTCTTACAATTATCAccttaaaaagtaaaactgtaatGTTGCCAGTAAAATAATGATGACttacaaaggaaaacaaataaataaaaactgactgAAACTTATAACCATGTCCAAAACTCACAATTATGATATGCCATATCCCATTTTTCTTAAAGTTGGCAAGATTGGGCTTccatatttttgtaattttgtgtgCCTTCTgcacttctgcttgttttaaacaatctgaaTGACTATCGACAATGATTGACACTTCACGGCTGTGTTGTGTtgcagttattattattattattatttttattaaatcctctttcataaaatattttgacatgGCAGCATTGGTGCCAAAACTCTTAAGTAACCAACACAGCAGTGCGCAATGTCCCAACCAATGATTTTCCTTATATGTGCATGGGTGCCTCCAGAAAGTTTTGAGGGGGGGGATGACGACCAATAATCTTGGGGTAAACcctacacacacaaaaaaaaaagagagaagacgGAAGAGTTTTCAGAAATACACATAATACCAAAAATCAGCTGACAACTGTAAGCTTGCCTTCTCCTCTCTTAAATGAATTTGAAACAGTAGGCAAATAAGAGTTTCTGGCTAGCAAACGTGTAGCAGTGGGCATCCCCCCCCCAGGCCCCCCTTTGGTGGCACCCCTGCAAATGTGGGATCTGAAACCGACCTCTGCTTATAAATAACAACCAGGCGGACTCTGGCTGTAAATATTAGCCTGAAGTGTAAATGTGAGCTACAGGGGCCTGAAGAAGACGTGTAGTCCTCATTACCTCACTAACAGTGTAAGGGGCTGGTTGGGAGGAGCATTAACTGGCTCCTCCTGAAAGGAAGCTCCCCGACATGCACACCATGCGACCACGAACAAAAGGCGCAGATCCGTTTTATTAATCAGACTTTCGTTATGGGAAAAGGCTAACATGTTGAGCCCGATTTCCTTGATTTCATCTTTTATGTTTCGTTTGAATGCCAGTGCTGTTGAGAAAAGACAACGAATCTGTCAGAATAACTGGAAGACGAGACTCTCGGGTTTTCTTGACCAGAATATTGTAGTAACCACCTGTACCTCCAGGAAACATTGTAGGATAGCACCTTATAGATCTTTGATATTGAATGTACCTGTATTTTTCCCAAGTTTCCATGTAGGATGAGATGCTAAGTGCACTTTTTTCTGGTTTGAATCCCTCCTAAGCAGTCACCTTATCATTCAGAAAGTCAATCACTGTACTTCACCGTTGTGTTTTGGtttctccttaaaaaaaaaaagatcccagttggtttgtattttgtgttttgtatgCTGTATGGCGCTGgctgattatgtttttttctcagtgtttatttaaaggtattTCATTGTAAGATGAAATTTGAAAACTTTGCTCCCTGCTACGCATCAGGCAATCATTCCGTAAAAACTGACATAGGCGGGAGAAAAACTGCGGTCATTGCCATGTTAAGAACTTTTTCTGCTCCTCTTTTCTATTCTTACCAATTCCTGCAACtgtaatattgttttgtttttctaaaaaaaaaaaaaaactttcacgtGACTAAAGAGGCACAAACGTCATTGTGCTTTGCAAACCGtttcaatgctttttttgtagtttttgttcAGTTGGTTTTGCCTCGAAGCTCTTATCAACTCTACACAGTGGTATGTGTATTTGTTTgtacatagttttttttgttgttttttttgcaaatatacCATTAAGTATACATGTTTCGTCAATGTTGTAGAGGTCTCtagatttcctctttttttaaagatttaccTGAGCAACTGGTGCACATTTCGCTGGCGCTTTACACGTGAGCTGTTCTAAATTATTGCTGATgagttgtaaaataaatatcaaaaatgaaactttggcGGGGTCGTCTTCTTCTCATCTTTGATCTCTTTGTAGTCTTACAGGTGAAACAGCTTTATACTAATGAACGCTagggagttttttttgtgtttggaggTGTTAATCTGCCCTAAATTAACAATAATGCTGGAAGTTCAGCAGACGAAATGCGTTTGAACAATCAGCTCCCGGCAGAAGAATGTACAGTGAGCCAAAGCTTTAAACAAATGTCATGTGATAAAAGGCTGAAGAAGAAAGGTTACAGTCAGTCTGTGCAGTCTGATGGAAAAACAAGAGGCCTCCTTCCAGCTTGTCAGAAGCTTTAAGTAAGATGGAGACCGGGCTTTTGTTCTGATCTTCAACCAGGTCACTGTAACGCTGAGTTactctttaaaaagaaatcaactGTGCTTGCTTGAACCCATTTCTCCTGTCTGTTTCTTCCCCAAATAAGTCAactaattaatatattttaatatctcAAGCTCATATCCTAACGTCTTATTTGAGTAAAACCACCAACGCTGCCTAAAATCTACTTTACATTCGCATCCTACAGTTCTCGCTCTGTGAAAATCCCACAAAGATCAGGTCGGCGGATTTTAGTTTGGTCTGACCTTTaacgatttttttttcctacatatTTCTTGATAAATACAACAacatccctgttttttttttctgaacttaaagaaaacacaacaacgTAGAATATCACTAAAGTGAACCCGTTACAGGCAAAAAGACATTAATAAAGATATTAATAGTTTTTTATCAAAGTTAAATTTGATGTTGGTGATTTTTTATGTGTCTGTGTAAAGATCCGGTGCAAACTTTATTCCTCCGTCAGGGATGCCTGAAGAAGGCGTTAAGAAGGCTTAAACTTTTTGGCCACACTACAGTCACAAACTTCATTGTATTTTGTAAGGCTTTTATGCGACAGAtcagcacaaagtagtgcatgaaatagaaataaaaagagcaatttttttacaagtgaaaatatgaaaagtgtgAGAAATGCATTTCATTGTTCCCCACTGACTGAGGTCTTTCTTCTTTAGAAGATACTtcaggctcagtcagattagattaATCTGGCTGAGCATCTGTGAATGTCAATTTTGAAGTCTTGCCACAGGtcctcaattggatttaggtctggactttgactgggccagtcATACACATGGGTGTGCATTGATCCACACACCAACCCATTGTAGCTCAGGCTTTAGTATATCTAGGCTTATCGACCCATAGAACGGTGATCCTCTGCTTCACTCTCAAGCCTCCAACAAGTTTTCTTCCAGGGCTGTCCTGTATTTACCTCAAACCATGATCCAATTAATTCTGCACAGCTTTACTGTTCCGGTTGAAGAAAGTATTGCCACAGCATGACCTCCATG
This genomic stretch from Fundulus heteroclitus isolate FHET01 chromosome 2, MU-UCD_Fhet_4.1, whole genome shotgun sequence harbors:
- the bhlhe41 gene encoding class E basic helix-loop-helix protein 41, with the protein product MDERIPHLQDRQFMEHADFLGMDFPPLYMCKSKRGIKREDGGKDAYKLPHRLIEKKRRDRINECIGQLKDLLPEHLKLSTLGHLEKAVVLELTLKHLNALTAVTEQQHQKIIALQNGDRSMKPPIHADLDAFHSGFQTCAKEVLQYLSQAENWSAREQRCAQLINHLHKVLAQFQPDPPPLQHQLPAGDAQDAQKSDGQANCVPVIQRTQGGELNENDTDTDSGYGGEAEKSDGKDKECERNKAVKIKQEFGDDRVAKKSKMCWSGNGDPSRPDVAFVNSLMGISGVGQQTPICMPFYFINPSAAASYMPFFDKSNIEKYMYPAAAAIASPFPWLYPAHASAAAAAAAAAAAAFPGLSAHFGAATQPKDSQLQDDSGSREAEASSPEEREETPVSDDGEGDVDDASPDSRNSPQEQFSACQTS